In one window of Acanthochromis polyacanthus isolate Apoly-LR-REF ecotype Palm Island chromosome 8, KAUST_Apoly_ChrSc, whole genome shotgun sequence DNA:
- the LOC110970213 gene encoding uncharacterized protein LOC110970213: protein MDAELPAGGCRKFPVWIIEHVWAHRMMDIQEVLDPCSWPDVDSQPLSLEDSWRLRVTSARVYSIVKSRDMQHFETALRFLEATFRLLPRLVAAIKHMKIMFGLKTMVIMWMLKQRRGMIETVSKIIQFFPNKLPQYQDQCSQREMFLMRKNHEDFKGFAQTLAMEKDRLEDYIKDQMEEQYGERYAQKVEERLLLYLQQLEAVLPGDTYIDTILKKQSPVTEEEKLLLEVINSDSSTIAHDSEETAAL from the exons ATGGACGCAGAGCTGCCGGCTGGAGGCTGCCGGAAGTTCCCGGTGTGGATCATCGAGCATGTGTGGGCTCACAGGATGATGGACATACAAGAAG tgctggaCCCCTGCAGCTGGCCAGATGTGGACTCTCAGCCTCTGAGCCTGGAGGACTCGTGGAGGCTACGAGTCACTTCGGCCCGAGTTTATTCCATCGTTAAGAGTCGAGACATGCAGCATTTTGAGACGGCGCTGAGATTCCTGGAGGCTACGTTCAGACTTCTGCCCCGACTGGTGGCCGCCATCAAACACATGAAGATCATGTTCGGCCTCAAGACCATG GTTATTATGTGGATGCTGAAGCAGCGCAGAGGAATGATTGAAACTGTGTCTAAAATCATCCAGTTCTTCCCAAACAAGCTGCCTCAGTACCAGGACCAGTGT AGTCAACGTGAAATGTTCCTCATGAGGAAGAACCACGAGGACTTTAAGGGTTTCGCACAAACACTGGCGATGGAGAAGGACAGACTGGAGGATTATATAAAG GACCAGATGGAGGAGCAGTACGGAGAACGTTACGCCCAGAAAGTGGAAGAGCGACTGCTGCTttatctgcagcagctggaggcgGTTTTACCCGGAGACACTTACATCGATACG ATACTGAAGAAACAAAGTCCTGTGAcggaggaggagaagctgctgctggaggtgatCAACTCCGACTCCTCCACCATCGCCCACGACTCTGAAGAAACTGCTGCACTGTG A
- the pdf gene encoding peptide deformylase, mitochondrial, with amino-acid sequence MNSKSSASLLRLSWSGFRLYASTSLQSGFPSVSRTPAASTRLPHVSCERRFSSNVKVRSYLQYVKRKIIPPPSPPYGHVCQVGDPVLRSQAAAVDPAAVTGPEVQKVIGTMVKVMRRLECVGLSAPQIGVPLRILALEYPERMLEDVSPSSREVRGLSVQPLRVFVNPQLRVLDGRTVQFQEACESISGFSATVPRYLSVEVSGLNEKGEPVSWQASGWSARILQHEMDHLDGVLYIDRMDSKTFININWQKHNE; translated from the exons ATGAACTCTAaatcctctgcctctctgctcaGACTCTCCTGGTCTGGGTTCAGACTTTATGCATCCACATCTCTTCAGTCTGGTTTCCCGTCTGTGAGCCGAACACCAGCAGCCTCCACTCGTCTTCCTCACGTCTCCTGTGAACGCCGCTTCTCCAGCAACGTCAAAGTGAGATCCTACCTCCAGTACGTGAAGCGGAAGATCATCCCCCCTCCCAGTCCTCCGTACGGTCACGTCTGCCAGGTGGGCGACCCGGTTCTCCGCTCCCAGGCGGCGGCCGTCGACCCTGCAGCTGTGACGGGTCCGGAGGTCCAGAAGGTCATCGGCACCATGGTGAAGGTGATGAGGAGGCTGGAGTGTGTCGGGCTGAGTGCGCCTCAGATCGGGGTGCCGCTGCGGATCCTGGCCCTGGAGTATCCGGAGAGGATGCTGGAGGACGTCTCTCCGTCCTCCAGGGAGGTCCGAGGTCTGTCGGTGCAGCCGCTCAGGGTGTTCGTCAACCCCCAGCTGAGGGTTCTGGACGGACGGACGGTCCAGTTTCAGGAGGCCTGTGAGAGCATCTCCGGGTTCTCTGCCACGGTTCCTCGCTACCTGTCTGTGGAGGTGTCAG GTCTGAATGAAAAAGGTGAACCCGTGTCGTGGCAGGCCAGCGGCTGGTCGGCTCGGATCCTCCAGCACGAGATGGATCATCTGGACGGCGTCCTCTACATCGACCGCATGGACAGCAAGACCTTCATCAACATCAACTGGCAGAAGCACAACGAGTAG